A region from the Kineothrix sp. IPX-CK genome encodes:
- a CDS encoding LysR family transcriptional regulator, with amino-acid sequence MTLQQLKYIVTVAETGNITEAAKQLFVSQPSLTNAIHELEKEMQVTIFNRTNKGVAVSNEGDVFLAYARQVLEQANLLEEKFLHVKEQSPRFSVSCQHYSFAVNAFVDVIREFGGEKYDFTLRETQTYEIIEDISRLKSEIGILYKSSKNEEIIDKLIKQYGLKFEELFTAAPHVFISSRHPLSVKEILTLEDLEQYPYLSFEQGDYNSFYFSEEILSTLDRSRNIKVRDRATLFNLVIGLNGYTVSSGVISKELNGEQIIAKSLQVDEYMTIGTITQKNMALSRYGKAYMESLKKYTGGLM; translated from the coding sequence CGGGAAATATTACGGAGGCTGCAAAACAGCTTTTCGTTTCCCAACCCAGTCTGACCAATGCAATTCATGAATTAGAGAAAGAAATGCAGGTAACCATATTTAATAGAACCAATAAGGGAGTTGCTGTCTCAAATGAAGGGGATGTGTTTCTGGCTTATGCCAGACAAGTTCTGGAGCAGGCGAACCTTTTGGAGGAAAAGTTTCTGCATGTGAAGGAGCAAAGCCCCCGGTTTTCCGTATCATGCCAGCATTATTCTTTTGCGGTTAACGCTTTTGTGGATGTTATCCGTGAATTCGGCGGAGAAAAATATGACTTTACCTTGCGGGAAACACAAACATATGAAATTATTGAAGATATAAGCCGGCTGAAAAGCGAAATCGGAATATTATACAAATCTTCTAAGAATGAAGAAATCATTGACAAGCTTATAAAACAGTACGGTTTGAAGTTCGAAGAACTATTTACGGCGGCCCCTCATGTCTTTATTTCCTCAAGGCATCCGCTTTCGGTAAAAGAAATTTTGACCTTGGAAGATTTAGAGCAATACCCGTACCTTTCCTTTGAGCAGGGAGATTATAATTCCTTTTACTTCTCCGAGGAAATTCTAAGCACTTTAGACAGAAGCAGGAATATTAAGGTCAGGGACAGAGCTACCTTATTTAATCTGGTAATAGGTTTGAACGGATATACTGTCAGTTCCGGAGTGATCAGCAAAGAGCTGAATGGAGAGCAGATTATTGCCAAATCCCTTCAGGTGGACGAGTATATGACAATCGGAACGATTACGCAGAAAAATATGGCACTGAGCAGATATGGAAAAGCATATATGGAATCATTAAAAAAGTATACCGGCGGCTTGATGTAG